From the Hevea brasiliensis isolate MT/VB/25A 57/8 chromosome 15, ASM3005281v1, whole genome shotgun sequence genome, one window contains:
- the LOC110643757 gene encoding uncharacterized protein LOC110643757: MAFVIQKPWILFHLKLPLVFHFLYHYIETHQHLSLLQRINTCITENMNATKKAWVVAATIGAVEALKDQGICRWNYTIRSIQQHAKNNIRSFAQANMVSSSGSGSSGSVSASGSSSTPPTPAAAAMSNESRINPNGKLKKKEASLEKVLVLSCWGPSTTRF, translated from the coding sequence ATGGCTTTTGTTATCCAAAAACCATGGATTCTTTTCCACCTTAAGCTGCCACTGGTTTTTCACTTTCTTTACCACTATATAGAGACCCACCAACACCTTTCACTTCTTCAACGCATCAACACTTGTATTACAGAAAATATGAACGCTACGAAGAAAGCTTGGGTTGTGGCTGCCACCATTGGTGCAGTGGAAGCACTCAAAGATCAAGGTATTTGCAGGTGGAATTACACTATCAGGTCTATACAACAACATGCCAAGAACAATATTAGATCGTTCGCTCAAGCCAATATGGTTTCTTCTTCTGGTTCTGGATCTTCAGGATCTGTGTCTGCTTCTGGGTCTTCATCAACACCACCGACACCAGCAGCAGCAGCTATGTCTAATGAGAGTAGGATTAATCCTAATGGTAAGTTGAAGAAGAAAGAGGCTTCTTTAGAGAAAGTACTGGTTTTGAGCTGCTGGGGTCCTAGCACTACTAGATTTTAG
- the LOC131174013 gene encoding uncharacterized protein LOC131174013: protein MSSTSRAWLIAASIGVVEAMKDQGLCRWNYALRSFQHHAKTNIRSYSQAMKLSEPSSSSSSSSSALLSKKPRDDKIRKSEESLRTVMYLSCWGPN from the coding sequence ATGAGTTCAACGAGCAGGGCATGGCTAATAGCAGCAAGCATAGGAGTAGTGGAGGCAATGAAAGATCAAGGATTGTGCAGATGGAATTATGCCTTAAGATCATTTCAACACCATGCCAAGACTAATATCAGATCTTACTCTCAAGCTATGAAGCTCTCTgaaccttcttcttcttcttcttcttcttcttcggcCTTATTGTCTAAGAAGCCCAGAGATGACAAGATTAGAAAGTCTGAGGAGTCTCTTAGAACGGTCATGTATTTGAGTTGTTGGGGTCCAAATTGA